Genomic DNA from Suncus etruscus isolate mSunEtr1 chromosome 13, mSunEtr1.pri.cur, whole genome shotgun sequence:
TCTTGTGGTATGTGTGCAGGTGAATCTCGAGAAGGCCTGGCACGTAGAgtccagagtgagaaatgcaggtagatggaccagcgcaacatgaagccattcagaacaggagCAATGTTcactgatgttccagtgaaaggcacagcacattcagtccagctcgaGAGGGCCGTCATGATGATTATCTACCAGAGAGTTGTCACTCACCATTGTTGCTTTCTTATAGAGTCCCTGGGTTCTAGGTTGCTGTTCAGGTGCCAGTGATAGAGAAAAGATGGTAGATGGTGGCGCCTGGGATGCTGCCCAGAGTCTTCAACTCCTGATACTGTTATTAAGTTTTGGAAGAAGTCaaattctttttcagtttttttttggggggggattgtttgtgttttagttttggggtcacactcagcatctctcaggggttaatcctggttctgcacttagagattactcctaataatctgggattgaactcgggtcggttgctgcaagacaaatgcctgacctactgtgctatttctctagtccccaaAGGTTGCTCTTAGACCTATCTTTGACCTGGGTAAGGCTTGCCACTCCGCcagcacattttaaaaatggcCTGGGAAAATGGAGGCTGACTAAAAGTGGGACATAAAGTCCCTCTCACCTCTGAGCCTGTCTGAACCTTTGATGAAACAGGTAGAAAAATGCTCTGTGCTGGTACACAATGGCATCTCAACAGTAATTGATTGGCAAATGACATCACAGTGGCTTGGCAACTTTTCAACTCTCACCAGAGTTGGTGCTTTGGCTCTTTGGTGAGATTTGAGAGTCCATAagtcatctttattcaggccagGAGGAAATTCCTGCAGAGGTGGTGGAGTGAGAGCAGTTGGTGTTTGAACAGGGCCTTTACATCCATGAAGCTCATGTCATCGGTGTCAAGATGACACACGAACTCCTAGTCATTTCTCTTGATGGACAGTACTATAGGCTGTCGACCTAGTTCCTGGAAGTCCttcagtgagaaggaaagaagcaaGTATGTGCTAtgaagggtggggtgggggacagtCTGATAAGGGGAGCGATACCCACAGCCAGCAGCATGAATAGAAAGCACATGTTGGCACCTGACCATCCTCCAAGCCTACCTCCTCTCTGCTGTCTTGTCCCACCTCTGGTCATCATCTACCTCCCTCCCAGGCCTCCACACCTCGTGACTATGACTTTGGTTTTGTTACTGTCAGTTGCCTCTGAACGGCAACTTGGGTGCCCAGCATAGCCCCTGGTCTTGCTGTGGCCACCTACAGCGCTTTGTTCTGTTCAAAGTTTAAGGCAGAACCACGGCTTCTGCACTGGAACGCAAACCTGATCCATGAACAAAAGTGGGGGAGAGATGCTTCAGCACAAAGAGAAAGTGCTCCAGTGATGATCCTCTTGTGGGAGGGGGATAAAATACTGCTTGCTTCATTTTCAAAGGAAAAGATGCAAAAGCCCAGTCTTGTGTTGTGAGGAACCAACATTGCAAAGGACTAACATTGTGAGGTGCTAACATTGTGGGACAGGGAAGCCAGACCCACAGGGAGCTCTGGTTTCCCCAGTAACTTACCGACCATTGGGTGCCTTCTCCTAAATCCATTTCATTTTAAAGTCAGTTTCCCCAAGGCCCCTTCCCAAGGCCCCATCTGAGTAAAGAATGTCTTGTTCCAGATGAGTGGTTACAAACTCTGCTTAAGTAATCCTTAAGCCATCGATGATGGTGAAGTGAGGGATCTTGCAGGTTTCTAGTTGCTCCTCCTTCCCATTAAAAAACCTCCCCCTTGCTCATATTTAGattaccccccccacacacacacacacagaaattccAGCAGAATTCATATCCAAATGGATGAGCAGACCCCATGGAGAATCCTGCAGATGAGGGAGCCTAGAGCCTCAGGGCCCATGCAGACTGCTCAAGAATGAGTCTGTGAATTTGACTCGGGAAACCATTTTCCCTTCACATCCTTAGAAATGCACCTagtgaggccagagcgatagcacagttgggggggcctttgccttgtacctggctgaccctggttcaatcctcagtattccatatggttccccaaccctgtcaagagtgattctgagttcagaggcaggagtgactcctgagcgccaccaggtgtggcccaaaaaccaaccaaacaaataaacaaaatcaccTCACCAAGAAGCCAGCCTTGGCCCATGTGTAATGCTGTGTGTCTTTGTTTCCTCCCTTCCCTGGCCGATGCACAGCACGTTTGGAGTGAGAGCGAGGACTGCTTGCCCTTcttgcagctggcccaggactaCATCTCCTCCTGCGGCAAGAAAACCCTCCAGGAAGTCTTGGAAAAAGTCTTTAAGTCTTTCCGACCAGTAGGTACCCTGTTGGCTTCTAAAGCCATCTGGTTTTTGAATAGCAGGGGTGCAGGGAGAGCTGGTACAAACAGCGGATGACTAATTGTTTGTCTTTTGTCTGCCCCAGTGGCTTAAAGATAGCAGTTCCTGGAGGGAGGCAGGGGGCAGGCGGGAGCGGGGCTATGACGCAGTTGTTGGGTGCTGGGGTGCTGGTTATTTCTAGTATCACTTGAGTTAAGAGCCTCTGATAGGGTAGGACGCAGACTGAGTCTTGAGGAGCCAACCCAGTACTCCTCACCCAGCCGGCATGCTCAAAGGCAGAGTGTGGAGAAGTGTTAGAGAGATTCTCTAACTACACAGTGAGGCCTGGATTGTGGGATTTGTTGGAAGGCCTAGAAAGAGTGTACACCCCACCCCGCATCAGTGTAGGGAAATAGGGTACTGCTCCTGCCTTGTCTCGCTTCAGTAGAGACCTCGCTTTCTCACTGCTCCCaaccttgtttttttcttttggtattagGATCCGTGTATCTCTGGCCACttgacaatttattatttttctaactaatagATCTGTCAAATGAATGTTCCTCTGGACTTGGGAggtgcctgtttttttttctttagaataatatctttatttgagcatctgattacaaaaatgtttgtagttgggtttcagtgaaaaagaacaacccccttcaccaatgcaacattcccaccaccaatgcccctcatttccctcctcccccaaccctggcctcctgtattcgagacagacattctacttctctcactcattcattGTCATATATTGtcatgtcatgatagttgttgatgtagttatttctctaactgcactcaccgctctttgtggtgagattcatatcACGAGCCAGTCGGAAGGTGCCCAACTTCATGGCCAGTGTCAGGCCCTTTCCTTACACCACTGCACACAGGagcgtgctctctctctctctccctctttctctctttctttctctctgtttctgtctctgtctctctctctctctcttttgcaaaATTCTTTTCAGTGATCTTCAGCTCCAAATGGGGGAGAGCTCAAAGCGGGGCGGTGACATTCctggccctgagcatcactgacaaGGTGTGAGATGCTGGCgaaatactatatttttaaaggtTGTATATTCCAATGAGTATCTTTGTGGTGTGTGCTGGCATTTTCGCACTTTTCTTCGGTTGTCTATTAGCTGGTTGGGTTGCTAGCATGTCTGTTTGATTAGCACTTCCAGCATCTTTGTGTTTCTAAGCCTGTTGTACTGTTTCTCAGACCCAGAGCTTGTTTCTTCATATTTAAGTTTCCAATCTCACCTCAAAGCCTAAGAAGAGGGCACCTTCCTCCATACCCAGAGGAGGTCTCTTTGgtctgtttggtttggggaccacacctgccagtgttcagggtttcctcctgtcTTTgcattcagggcttcctcctatggggcttgggggaccacatggggaacCTGGGGTCTGGAATGGggtccactgtcctatctctctggctgccaGGTCCTGGCAAGAACAAATGTAAAACCAACTCTAGCAGTGCGTGCAGCTACTTGGCTTCTCATTCTGGGACAGTATGTACTAATGTTACCTAGCCCTGCAGTGGCCATCAGTGACTACTGGGAACACCACAGGATTGTCACTTTCCCTTAGCCATTCTTCACTTTGGgcgctcagagcttgctcctggctctgtgctcagcaatcactcccagtgggtgggctcaagggaccctaggGGGTACCAAGGATCAACCTGGCATCTGGTGTATGCAAGGTCAGTGCCCATCACTGTTCTCTCACGCTCCCTTCCAGCAGCCCCAACAACCCCACTTGTGCTACTCAAGCTCTCCAGAAAGACAAAGTCAATCTCTTGATTGACCTCAAGAGCTGACTACCTTTGCATCCTTGGACAAGCAGAGTCCTTTTGACGATGCACAGGCCACTACTTAGAGATGTTGTGGGTGGCAGACACAGGTACCCATAGCCACAGCTTCCTACCCACATTGAGCCTACTTCCCTATTGGCTGGGCCCAGCAAATAGCACTGCCAATTCATTGTGAACGTCCCCAGTGACAATTACTGAGTATGTGGAAAATACAGgaaaatagaggaaaaatatGTACCCACAATCCTACTGTTGAAAACAATAATGGCAAAATGCAGGTAGATTTcattaaagttatttctttttgtttggttggtttgggtccatacccagcggtgctcagggtttacttctgactctgtgttcaggaatgattcctggcctGGCTCATGGGGAcctatgtagtactggggatcaaacacaggtcagctgagtgcaaggcaagcactgtctctccagccccgccttCTGGGAGGAGCAGTCAGCCCTAGTGATACTGGGGACCAGGGAATCAAACATGAAAGTAGCATTctacctcccattttcctttcttcttcctttcctagatATCACTCTTTTAGATAGTGAggcataaatatttaagcacatcTATGTCACagtgaaaaatcatttttatcatgtttttcctcttatttaaacttatcaaattaaaaaacaatcttcagggctagaacgatagcacagcagatatgacatttgccttgcatgcagccaacccaggttcaatttctggaatcctatatggtcccccgagccctcaaggagtgattcctgagcatagagccaggagtaaacactgaacattaccagatgtggcttaaaaaaaaacacatcaaaataaaaaggtaGTCTTAGGGGacatagagatagtatagcaggttgggcacttgcctcgAATGTGACAGACATGGCTTTAATTCTCAGTACCCCAGattgtctcctgaacctgccaggagtgaacccttagTTCAgaatctgccaggtgtggccctaaactcTACTCTTCAGTGGATGTGTGTGTGACAAATGTATCATGATTTAATGTTATTGATGGACACTTTGATTGTTTCTGCATGTGTGTAAATAATAGGCCTTCTTCTTGGGTGATGCCAATAAAGAAGGGAATGAAATCCAGCTGCCTTGATGGTAGAATCAGAATTGCTGCCATTACTACTTACATTCAGGTACATGCTGTTGTGCGTGGGCACTTGCAGCATTTCTGAGTTTTGGTACTTAGAAGCAGAGAACATCATGTTCTCCAGTGAGACATTCTGGTCACTGGCCCCTTGAAGGATGGGATTCTCCATCTAGGAATTTTTAGAAATACAGTTGTTGGGCTAGTTGGCTAGCATGGAAAATCTTTAACACTTTCCCATCCAGTGTTGTTGGATTTTGAGTTACACCAGGGCTTTGGGCCAGTCAGTGTTCACAGCTACTTCTCTTCTCTGCCCTGCAGTTACTGGGACTCCCAGATGCTGATGATGCAGCCTTCGAAGAGTACAACGCGGACGTAGAAGAGGAGGAACCAGAGACGGACCACCCCCAGATGGGGGTCAGTCAGCAGTGACCTTCAGGGGCCCTGACTCAGAAGGAGAGTGCAGCTGGGTCCCCCAGGAGGGCTTCATGAGGTCCTGGGTTAGTGTTTCACATTAGCACTCAGAGCAGGATGTCCTCCCAGCACCCTGAGTCAAGTGAAGCACCTTCCTGGTGACTACCCAGCATCTGGGTTGCATTTTGGCTTAGTACCCTGAACCTCACTCCCATGTCGGTGGGTTTCAATGGAGTTGTATGACCCTTTGAGTTTAGAGTCCATGCCACTGCTTGACTGTTCTCTCTTGAGTTGATGTCATATCAGGAATGATCACCCACTGGAGTGTATATGGAAGGCTCTAACAGCATTAAGGGTGTCTTTGGAGGACAAGCACGGAAGAGAAGAAACATGGTTCGCACTTTTTCAATGTCCCCCTTTTCAGTGTCTGTATGTGAAGGCTTTTGCTTATAAAGCATGATGAGTTTTAATATCTAGTCATTAAACTGCACAAGGGCAAGACCAGGGGCAGGGAAGGATGATGAATAGCTTAGCTTCGGGTTGAGAGGCTTGAAGGTGGGAAGCTCAGTGGCTTAGGGGTTCAGATTGCCCAAGAGCCCTGGACATGCAGCAACTGGCTCGGGGTTCAGTGGAGACTTGACGGGTCTGTTCAGTTGTTTTAGACAAACTCACCCCAAGTCATTGTTTCAAAGTCTCCAAAACATGGATGGAGTAAGAGACAACTTACTCATTCCCACACATGAAAGGAGACACTGTTGATACCAACATGGCAACTGATTAAATCATGAAACACCCATAATCCAAGTGCCACTTAAGCTTTGAAGCCATCGAAAAATTGAATAGGAAAATAAACCAGGACACTTAAAAAAGAGAGATGGAATCTTtcttactttttatcttcttattctttttttcctttttaaagtcAAATGAAGGATGCCACTGAACAACTTATTTCAAAATAGTAATCACATACTTTGGGGAATGGGTTCCAGTCATTTTTAAAGCAATGTGAAAATGGGATTCTCTTCATCATGGGCTAGTCTGACTCCAAGAAGAAGTTCTGATGATTGTCATCTTTCGGAAACTTAAATAAATAGCTGTACTGACTGGAGATGCTGCTCCCAGGGCGTGCTTACAGGGGAATCTTTGTAACGCTAACATGGAATAATTGAAGACAGTCACATCCCTTCTCCATCCCTGGTTCCAGTAACCATGGGTGTGAAATGCTTTCTCTCGTGCTACACAGCTAAATGTAGCATCTGGGATGGAATGGTGATAACCTGCCTGTTGGGTTTACTAATCCAGCGCTAACAAAATAAGTAACAGAGCTGGAAGGAATCTTGTTTATCTCCCAGGCCTGTTGCTCAAACTGGTTGGTCTCAGCATTGTCTGCTGGATGGAGAAATGTTGGGGAGCAGTGGATGCTCATGGTCTAAGTGGGGGCACTTCAGTCCTCAATCATGAAATTAGGGACTTTAGGCCTCCCCCCCAGTCCTCTGGGCTCTtcttttcttggaaaaatacaCAAAAGGCTAATTTTAAGTACAGGAAAGTTGGGCTGTTAACAGAGCTGGTGGAGTATTTGGGCTCAGTGGCAGAATGCTCTGTCAGCACTGTCCCTGAGGACTGGCAGAGTGGACTCAGCAGGAGAGTGTTTCCTCAGCACTATTCTTGAGGGGTTGGTAGGGGTGTTTGGGCTCAGTGGAAGAGAGCTTCTTTAGTACTGCCCCTTGGGCCAGCAAGGCTAAGGTGGGCTGAGCTGGAAGGGAACACTTTGATTTGTTCCATTTTCAAATAAACCAAGATTGATTGTGAACCCAAGGGCTTTGCATCAAGCTTCATTTTACACGAAGCTTCATTCAAACTTCATTTATCTCATGAAACCCTTTAGACTTCTGGGCATTCACCTGCTCATGTTCTTGATTATGAACATGAGTGAGACAGGCTGAATTTTCTGCTCCAGATGTAGAGGGGGCGATGCTGAATCCCTTTTTTCCATGCcaacccccccccctccaaagaCATTAGCCTTCTGCTCCTCCGTGAGTTTGTCCCCACAGCCCCCTCTCATCTCATAGGGTGGCCACCAGTCGGGCTGCCCATGGCTTCTGTCTCACTGGTGTCTGCACAAAGTTTTGATATTCCTGCACCTGCTGATGCGCTAGGCAGGTGGCCCAAACTTTGGATCCGCAACAACATGATAGGGTACCTCACCAACCCAAAACTGGCCCCCTCTCCCTCTTGAGCTCCACTTTTCCACTAACTCCTACCTTCTGGGGCCACTGTGTATAAGGAGCCAAGAGAAAGGGACCATATGGCTCTTGCTAAATCTTAGTCTGTGGGAGGATGGAGTACATGTCTGTCCAGATGTGTGACCCTTGACCCGATGACGCTTTGTTCCTTAGGGAAAGGGGAAGTGGGGATTTGGCTTTTCTCTGCCCCAGATTAGGCAGCTACTCTAAGGCCAACACACTGGACAGGCTCAGCTCTGCTGAGGGCTAGGTGTACCTGCTAGTCAGCTCCTAGACGGCAAGAATGGAGAGGTATGTATCTGAgaggaaacaaaaagaagtgatcactgaggaTATACATCCATGGCATCTGCCTCAGGTGGCATTTGTAAAACCTGGCTTTGAGTGACCCACAGACTTTTCTCTCATGGCTGCCTTATTACTTCTTCCTGCCTGATAATCACGAACCTTGGTTTTCGAGGGATCAAGGGAGCATTGCAGTGCCAGGGAAGGTCAGGGTCTGGGCTTAGTGAGACCCACACGTACACCGTGTCTGAACCCAGGCTCAGAGCTTCTATGTGGCTGGTACGTAAGTCTTTTCTTTACAGATCTTATG
This window encodes:
- the MTURN gene encoding maturin, whose amino-acid sequence is MDFPELAEAAERWCGRTPFQLIAAEETERRLDFYADPGVSFYVLCPHGGCGDPFHVWSESEDCLPFLQLAQDYISSCGKKTLQEVLEKVFKSFRPLLGLPDADDAAFEEYNADVEEEEPETDHPQMGVSQQ